A stretch of DNA from Cryptomeria japonica chromosome 4, Sugi_1.0, whole genome shotgun sequence:
ACGTGGAAGTATTAGCGTTCACATGGTTTGTTTGTTCACTTGGCTTTTTAAAGTAGAAAACGAAAGAATTTAGGCTCGTATTTGTTTAACATTTTGTTCATTAATGTATTATCTTGTCCATAAGTGCAAAATGATTATTCTGTATGATAAGTTTTTtccttaaaatattaaaagatgtgAAGATATGAATGTGACATTTAAGGTGGTGCTCTTACATATGTTATATCTGTCTAATATGACTTTTTTAATATAGTAAGAGTTGTTTCTTCACAAATATTAAAATTTGTGGACATAaagtttaaaattatatatatatatatatatttaatgttttttaaatACGGTAAGTCTTATTTTTATCAAAATTATTAAAATGTATGAATGTCAAgcttaaaataataattttcattATTTATATACTACACATTTTGATTTGGATAAATTTGAAGTTGTTGTCACATATGTATTTTATTATTGTGtactttgttttttattaagaaaagtAGGGAAAGGGCCCTCACCCGagacaaagaaaagaacaaagaaatctAGCCAAACAAAGCATAACAACTTCCAGACATGGGTTTTCAAAGGACCCAAAACCTTCACTTCAAGAAACAAACTATCTAGAAAGACAAAGAAAGGATGGTAGCTAGACACGCCTATGTCTAAGCGTCAGCCGACCAAGTGCAACAAGGGGGGGGGGTGGTTTCCAAGGTTCCTTTAACCTTTATTGATAGTTTTGGATTGTCATCAAGAACCAACCAGCAACTTTGAGGTTCGAGCCATCCCCTACGAATCACCCTCTCTCCATCAACACTCCTTTCCACCTCAATAAGAGCCATACAGAAGAAGATCAAGCAAAGGACGTCCCAAATAGACCACATCCCAACATTCGAGTGGAAAAAGTCGAGAGAAAACCATGTAGAGAAACCTCCATCCTCCCTCCATAAGAATATCCCCACCTTGATAAGGAATAGGAAAGAGAATAGTCAAAGCCAAATACACCATCCCCACAATAATGCCACTGCTAGagaccccacctcaataggggcaGGCTTCATCTCCATAGAAGCCAAGCAGGAAGGAGTCCAACCAAGAGAAAAAACCCCATTAGAAAAAAGAGGGGCAATCAAGTCCCCAACAAAACACAGACAGAATGGACTCTTTAAAACTGCTAGCATCCATCTAGCAAAAAGGAGAGGCAAAACCAACAGAAAAAACATCTTCAAATagaaaaatgataaaaaagatAATAGCAGGGACTCTTGAGAACAAAAAAATTGAGAGGCTTGTCTCCATAATGTACTTGGTTAAAAAAGTATAGTTTATTATTATTTAGTCATTTATCTTGGTGCATTTTCATATAAAATAGAGCCATGTGCTCATTATTGAATAAATTTTTTCTTTCTAAAGTCAAGTGTTATGAGTGTTGtatgaataattaattattttgctgTTCttttaaatcctagaataatttatgtttgtgtttggagATTTACACTTTTCATAGAGCATAGTTGATTaggcaattaaatattaaaaatttataaagTTGTGATTCTTGTTATCATTCTTCTCAAATTAATTATAGATAATAAATTTTTTGTTTCATTTAATTGATCATGCTTAAAATtagtttttattaaatattattcatTGCATTAATGCTCTATGAGTGATTAACATTAACTTTTTAGCTATCTTCCAAGCCAAGTTAGGTTTGTTAAAATAGACAAAGATTTATCCTTCTAACCATGTAAactattttatttcttcttttaaaaTTTTTCATATTAATTCTTTCTTAAGGAAATATTATTAAAGGATAAATTTAACTACCAATATATGTAGTTAAAATATCATTAATTCAAAGTAAATGCCAACCCAAATTAGTCTATTAACTAATAAAAATTTTCTATTTACTTACAAGGAGGGAAAATATTGTTTCACAATCATGTTTCATCAAAGACATAGATGATTTCTTTGGTGATAAAAACTTATCTAGGGACTTGGCAACTCGAGACTCAAGTATCTCATTTTTAATGATCAAATACCTCATCACATTTCTATATACGTATGCAATGGAAAATtagattttcatattgatgagtcATTACAGGCTTAGGTGATGTACTTAATGTTCAATATATTCCAAAGGCTTGAGCAATGAAGAGAGATCTCAACTTCATCTATATGACACATGAAAGTACAAATAATTTAATGATTTTGAGGAAAGAAATTCTTAGAACACATAACAAATCAAATAAATTtttgtctacatacacattataaCTAGTACAATTCAATTTATTAAAACTTCATTCAATAAttataaattttgactttttttttgcaTTGTATTCTTTTTTGTGATTCTTGAGTGTTATTTCTAGTTATGAAACCTATAAATATACTATTTCTCATTTTTCTAGCTAGGATTAGTTTGTGAGATTAGAGCTACACAAAAAAAATATGACTATAAGACACATGATTCCAAAATAACAACACATTTATAAGACACTTTGAAGTACAGTGTGCTAGTTTCCTTCTTGGGTAGTAGTCGCCTCTTTGTGCACTAATATCCTTTCTAGTTACTATAGTTCTTTGGTGCACTATTGTTCACTATTTAATAGGTTATTTTGGTTTTTTCTCAATGAAATTTTGTAATGAAAAGTTGTTCTCCTTGACCTACTGTTGTCATAGTTTTGAAAAAATACTATACTTACAAATTATGGCATCCCTTGCAATGGGAATAGTTTTGTTACTTGAAAGTGGCCCATCATTATTCCAATTTGAAGAAGTATTATACCTCCTAGTAAGGAAACCTCTTGCAAAGGTTTTATCTTATATGTGTGTTTTCTTAAAATCATCCTTGAGTTGATTGGAGGTGCTATTATCATCTCACTACTGCTCATTTTAATTTTTGGTAGTCATATTATCCACTTGAGTTGTGGTAtcatataatatttataatttgtATAGGTTTCCTTTGGTGTTGCTAGCATCATCAAGTTGGTTTTGGTGTAGATTAAATTTTAATGAATTCCCTCATCTCACCATTGTACTATGTTCATGGGTTAGTCTCTTATCATTTGGGTTTTGTTGTACTCTTaactaaacattttttttttgtcaaatcggTTATTACATGCCAGTGGCAAACACAGAACCCCTTAGCATTATCATTAATTTATTTAAACATAGATTATATAAAACTATTACATATACTAAATCTCCACTCGTGAAAGAGCTGAAGAAAGTAGGCTGAGCATTACCTAAGCTCAACTGTTATTTATGAGTTACTACGTTTTCCCTTCTCAGGCAGAGGCCAAAGTAGGCACCTCAACAAGGGACGGCTTCCTGATTACGTAATCTTTGATGGACGAGCTATAATTGGTTTGCTCGTCATAGTACTTGGACCACAGCATGACTCCTCCATATGCTGAAGAACCCTTGATCTGAGGCAGCACTTGAGAGATGAGTATGTCTGGTTCAATATAGCCGCCACTGGGGGCAGCAGCAGGCGCAGCCGGAAGGCCAAGGTAGAAGCTCCCTGTTTGAGCAGTGGGAACAGATGTGGTCCAAAGGGTCCATGAATTCACCAGATTGGTAGCGTCGTCATTTGCATAATGACAAGGAGGGTTGTTGTAGGACTGGATCCACACGTAGTCGAATAGGCCAGTCTGCAAGGCCACTCCGAGGTGATTATCGGGATAGGGGCACTGCGGAGCGGCGCTGAGATACACCTTCTTTGAAGAGGTGCTAAGAGCAGACACGGCCTTGGCCAGATCGTCCCAGTGCTCCGTCGTGGCTTCGATATCGAAGTCTATGCCATCCAGAACGGCGGCTCCTAGAGGCCCAGAGCCCGAATTCCCTCCGAGATAGTTGTTCCAGAGATAGGTGGCCACATCTTGCGCGTCATCTGCGGAGGCAATTGAATAGCTTCCCCAGGCTCCTCCGAGGGACAGAAACACCTTTACGCCGCTGGACTGGCAGGACTCAATATCGGCACTCAGCGATTTGCACGTTCCCGATGGAGGATCGCAGTGACCTGCCAGATTGAGCACTGGAGTCCGGCCGTTGCCAAACTCACTTAGAAACGCGAGCATCACAATTTCGAAGTTGCCGCTTGCGCAGGTGCTGGCAAGAGTGGCTTCGAATCCATTCTGACCCCAGTATATGCTTATGTTTCCCGCAGATGCCCCGCTGCACAACAGAGCAACAACAAAGACAATTGCAACCCCTCTTACTGCACGACTCGCCATGCTTCGCAATGAATTCCCGactttgattgattgaagtggCAGGATTGGGCTCCTTATATAGCCGTTTCCCAGATGAAATTCTTCCTCGCTGGTCCTGCTCCGGGTTTCCACACGTGGGAGTAGTCGGCAATTAAATGTTACACACCGATGTCATTTTTTTGGTGTGCATTTTGGAAGCCGGCCGCTTCTCGTTTGTATTCGTGTTGTTTCTTCCTGCATTAATGTATTAAGTATGATTACACGATGGTGTAAGttttattcttatcaccaaaaTTAGAATATGTCAACGTGAAGTTTAGTGTTTTTTCCTTATCA
This window harbors:
- the LOC131077505 gene encoding acidic endochitinase-like; translated protein: MASRAVRGVAIVFVVALLCSGASAGNISIYWGQNGFEATLASTCASGNFEIVMLAFLSEFGNGRTPVLNLAGHCDPPSGTCKSLSADIESCQSSGVKVFLSLGGAWGSYSIASADDAQDVATYLWNNYLGGNSGSGPLGAAVLDGIDFDIEATTEHWDDLAKAVSALSTSSKKVYLSAAPQCPYPDNHLGVALQTGLFDYVWIQSYNNPPCHYANDDATNLVNSWTLWTTSVPTAQTGSFYLGLPAAPAAAPSGGYIEPDILISQVLPQIKGSSAYGGVMLWSKYYDEQTNYSSSIKDYVIRKPSLVEVPTLASA